In the genome of Mercurialis annua linkage group LG8, ddMerAnnu1.2, whole genome shotgun sequence, the window GTTTGAAAGCACTTAACCACCAAAATCAATTTGGACGTACattatatatctatactatattgTGTCTTATTGTATCCATGCAATGAAGCGTGAATCATGCTTCATTGCATGTATACACTAATACAATCGTTAATAACTCCATCATTGATGCTGCGATGGAGCTGATGGGATAATTCGAATAGTGTAATAAATTACTTGAGGATAGGCTAACAGCtagtttttttaatgatttatagGAAGGATGATGCAGATAGAAGGACTATAAGAGTAGCTGCGCCAAGGATGGGAAATACAGAAATTCCACCTGAAGATGGTTACACTTGGAGAAAATATGGCCAGAAAGAAATTTTAGCATCCAAGTACCCTCGGTAATTCATACATATATgcattcaatttttcttttgctgTCCAAAATTACACTAGTTGATGGAGGTATATCTACAattttattattgtattttaataacaaatctaatttattttatcattatattcTAAATGCAGGGTAAACGTAAAtccatttaattttatatttaagtaCCATTCCATTTCACTTTACTTTACCTTATGCATATATAaatactttaattaattaaatggagTTATTAACGATTGAATTTTAGATATCTTTTGATTAAATCTACCAAAATtataacaacatgataaaacaaaGTAAATAAATAGTAGATAGTTTCTCTTACTTGGTAGAGATTAAGGCATGTGCATTATTTTCATGCCAAGTTTTACCAAATCTCTgaaaataatttgttaaaaGCAGATTTTGACTCAGTTTTGCAGCCAACCTCAAGTAATAAGATTGAGTCATTGACTGACTCTGATAACATTCAATTATTTAGTAAACGTCTTAATAGGCAGATCATTTAATTTCTATGCCAAAGAAAACGGACTGCACTTGAAGAATTTACTCTTTGAAAAATCAAAGAACTTAATAAACTAgttgattaattaataaatactatAGACATAACATATCTGCGCTTTTGGTCCACACGAACCATCATTTTCAGGGGCTATTATAGGTGCACCCACCAGAAATTGTATCAATGTCCAGCCAAGAAACAGGTTCAAAGATTAGATGATGATCCCTCCACCTTCGAAGTAATGTATCGGGGCGATCACACTTGCCACATGTCAGCGACAGCACCGTCAATTCTGATGCCAGCAATGACACAGGAGATGACACAAACAATGGCGGCTGGTCATCATTCACTACCATGGCTGGAATTTAGTTTAGGTGGTGGTGCTAGCAGTGGCAGCGGTGCAGGTCCGTCGACGGTCCGGTATGGTAAAGAAGCTGAGTACCCTGTTGCAGATATGGCTGACGTAATGTTTAATTCTGGCAGCAGTAGTAGTAACAGCATGGAATTGATCTTCACTTCCTTGGAAGAACATAACAAATGGGACCAAGGGGACAAGAAAAATTAAATCGGTGGATTCATTGCTATGTATAACAGTagatttaattagatatttcaTATTATGTGGATGGCAGCAATTGGCATTAAGttgtattgttttaattaatttgcgggaaatagtttatttaatttgttagtAAATTTCActagatattttattttataatatatgttgTTCCTCATTTTTCATCACCAATTGTCCAATACAATACCGTCCACTAGGTTTGTGATCTATACTTGTTTTCTTTTCGAGAAAAAATATGTACTTGTTTGTTTATTGGGACATCACTTTTGGAGATATTACTGCCCTTTTCACTTTTGGAGACATCACTTCTGGTTTTAACAAGCAGCCTGAAATCCGAAACCGTTCTGGCTTTAATAAGCAGCCTGATTCAATAATCTTAGTAATTTAACTATATATGTTAtgcaattttcaaaaaaaatatatatatatatgttattgtTCGCCTgaaaatattccggactcgaatctttgaatttataatcgggatcggtttgaggtttgatactttaacgaacctatgcagatattcacagggcttgtttggttaaaaacacttaaccacgtgatctaagaagtaataatctgggagacacggactcaggcgagattaataccgaaaactactcctaaattaaaacaatccggagattgcgggataaaaagcactgggcttggtttttgattgattgatttgttgatccaaaaataataaaactctgagctatttatagctacTCATACTTAAGACTCCTAATTTAACTAGGACTAAGACTCTGAAAGAAAATCACTCCTATTGAGCtacaaactcctaataaaatagaaaaaagcaataataaacaaGCTTTCCGTTGGGCCTTAATCCCTGATAAGCCCGTATGAAGTTCTATTCggtaattatttgggccggtgtaaacaatgcccccaacaagtctGAAACGTTTATCTTTTGGGCTTGTTCTTCCTTCTCAGCACTTCCAAGCCCACTACTGAGGCCCAATTCGttcgaaaaaatttaaaggggtgAACATCTATAAACCTTTCGGTACCCCCTTTAAGCCACGTCATCTCCAGCTGTTCTCCACGATGCCACGTTTTGGCCCCACGACCCTTCGGCTTCCTCTGATTTGGTCTTttaacaaaaataccatttcatTTCATCACTTACCTACTCTCTCTGCATTTATCaagctttctctctcctcagcaaCCTCGAGTAATTCACCAAGTCTCTTCTGGTAAGTTTTCGCCCTAACCTTTCTTGTCTTTGATTCGCCCCTTTTGATCATTCGCCTAACCGAGATATTCTATTCTGCAGTTATAATGGCTGCTCCTAATGACGCTATCGCCGCTCAAGTGACCGACAAGATGAACGAAATCCAAGCCGCTGCTCCAAACACCGATCTTCAGGTAATAGTGAAAACCAACGACGACAAAGAATGTGTCGGACCAATACTCGTTTCGCCCAGTCATCTCTGCGAAATTGCTACCCCTTTTCACGAAGAAGTCCTACCACGATTCTCACTCGCCCACCAGTCTTCCATTTGGGTGAACACAATGTTTAGAAACTGGCCTACAGAGCACAAGGGTTATCAAGAATGGGTAAACCGATTAAAACCTCACTTCGGCCAATTGTGGAAAGATGTTGGCATATACGACATGATCGGCCTCTGCAAAGCGAGCAGACCAATAGCGAAGCATTATATCATGGGGGCTTCCCTCTTCTGGTCGTCCGCTGTCAACTGCTTCTGTTTCAAGTTTGGTATGATGACCATCACTCTCCTGGATCTGGCTGCCATCTTGAACATCCCTGTAATCGGCGAACGTATCTCGCCCAACTTGGACGCCGAAATCCCCGCTTTCAAGCTGTCAAAGGCCCAACGGAGTTACGGTCCCTTCGTCAAACTTTTCATGGGCGAAGAACACTACAAACCAGACGCCAAAGAGCACATCGCCTTCCTGGCCTTCTTTGTGGCGAAGTTCGTACTCTGCACTTTATCTTTCAGAGTTACAACTGACTGCTTCACACTCGCCGCTGCTCTGGCCGAAGGGCGAAAATGTAATTTGGGCGAGTTCATGCTGGCTCACTTGTATAGGAGTCTAAATGAGATCGCCCCTCATGCCGAAACACGAACCTTTCAGTGTCCCAGTGGTCCGCTGTGGGTCCTGCAACTATGGCTCGCCCTTTACTTTCCAGAACTCTTTGAAATCGGCCCTCACATTAAAGCCGATTTGTGCGGCTACCAACTGATCGCTGCCGGCACCCGTCTCCCACACGTTTTGGACGTTTTAGAAGTGTTCACCAACTCCGTTCGTACCTCAGAGCTCTTTTGCCCCATCCTAACTCTGAAGTATCCTCCCTCTTGGTTATACCTCGGCTGGGATAGTGACGACACTGAAGAAGCTCTGGCCGATCCTAAACGGAGACTTGGAGGTCAATATTGGGGTAGCTCTTTAAAGAGCAGGAACTTAATCGCCGGTCTGGAATATAACCGCAGCAGTATAGAGGCATACTGCCCTAACTATGTGGCTCGGCAGTTCGGATATAACcaaggaattccctgtcctttattgatctccgtcaataatcgcgggacctACAGGCCTTCTTTAGAAAATTATGCTGACTTGCAATTCATAACTCGCCTTAATAGAGCATATCTTCCCCCTATATCTGAAATCTCTCGCCCTTCCACCTCACCCAAGTGTACCCCTGAATTTGATAGCTGGTGGGCTTCAGTTGTAGAATCGTGCTTCGACCTCTCTCCAAAAGAAATCCTATCTCTTCATGATTTTTCTTTACCTCCTTTATCAAGAAACCCAACTCATGCCGAtctgtttcttttgcaggcaccGAAACGTCCCAAATATGAAGGTAACCTATTccatctttttgaaatttctaggTTCGAACGtttatacaaatttaaatacAACCCTTTAGATCGGCCAGGTATGAACCTTAGGATGCAACGTCATAGACGAATAGCTAGGACTAAGTTCAACGAAAAGATGAAAAAAGTTTGGAAAGATAAGTACGAAAAAACATATTCTTATGAATTCTTCTTAGCCCATATTCGCCCAAAGTTCAAATATAAGAGTCCACCAGTTCCTAAATGTAACATGTCCACCCCTAATCCAATTAAACTGCCTAAAAAACGAGTAAAAAAGTCTAAGCCGGTTGTAAATAACGAAGGGGTTACTTATACTGGCATCAGATGTCCCTCTGATGTCGAGGCGATAAGTGAACTGGTCAAACATGGCTACACTAGAATACCAGGTAACAAAGATATCATTTCGCCTTTGAAGCTCTCCATTATTTCATACTAACTTGTTGTTTTTTCAGTTGGTGTGCCGAAATGGGCGAAAGGAGACGTTTATGACACTGATGGCGAAGACCCGCCAGAAGCAAAGAAGTCTCGGCGCAAGCGTCCGGCAAGTAAAAAACCATCTAAGAAGGAGCCCAAGGAACCCAAGGCTAAGAAAATGAGGGCTGAACTCTCCGGATCTCGCCTTTTCGATCCCGCTCCTTCTGATCCTGAAATAAATCGCCCTTCCAGGAGCGCTCATTCCTCTTCAAGGGGTGATACCCAAACGGGGGACGATCGTACTGGCGACGAAGGCATTTCCTTAACGGGGAATCGCTCTTCTCAAAAAACATCGTCAGAAGTTGCCCCGACGGTGTCGCAGATGCTTAACTTTTCTCCGCTTCCTACTCTGCATTCGCCCCTTGGTTCGGACCTGGTGAACCTCCCGGCTCGTCTTGCTGCCAAGACTAAGGTaccttatttttgtttattattgccTTAACAATGTCCCTATCAGCTAATTTTTTATTGCGGCCAAACATGGCAGATACCAGATGATGTCTCGGCGAAGCCTGATGATCTGGCAGCAAAAGCGGCGGCCTTCCTTAACTCTGACAGTGAGGAAGAGGAGATGCCCGTACCAGAGGTAGAGCAACAGGCCGAAGTGGCCAGCGGTCCTTCTGAGGTATGGGGCGATCATCTAGACGTCGTCGGCTCTTTGAAGGCCCAAGGTGTGGCCATCTTCAAATCTGTTGAAGACTTTGGTCGTCTTAAGAGAGCGGCGACTGCCCTGGCCGATGCCCCTCCAGAGATTTTGGACGAGAAAGCTCGTAGTGCCATGGTCCGACTGTCTGCGTCGCTACCCGCATTTCAAAAGATTTATGATGAGGCGACGCAGATCCAGACGGATCATGACCAACTGACCCTTCAGGAGGCCGAAGCAAAGGAGAAGCTGGAAACGCTCAAGGCTTCTGTGAAAGCCTCTGTTTCGACCCTGGCTGCTCGCCGGGACCATGCCAAGGAGTTAAATGACAAAATCTCAGCCCTGAAGCTCGAGCTGGAGACTGAAGAGAAAGGCATCGGCGAACTTGAAACTGCCATGGATAAAAGCCTTCTTGAGGGGGTCGGCGTGAAGAAGAACCGGAATGAGCTGAAACACAGCCTTGCCAAGATGAAGCCGAAGGTGGATGAAGCCCGGAAGTCTTTTAACACTGTTCGTAGTGAGCTTGGCgatatttttagccatttttagttttgtaatcatttTTAAGTTCAAAACAATGTCAGTATTTGTCATCTTTTGTAATACTTTGAATCGCACTATGTTTTGATCGGCCTGGGGCCGTATCTTATTTGTGAGCATTATTTTTCGTTAATGTTTATTCGGCCAGAGAGCCGAAATTTTTCGTTATTTACACCTTGCATTGCTTTCAGGtctgattatttttatattatcggTCCGTAATTGATCCGATACGAAATAATGCtcatttataaaaaagataagTACAATATGTTGAGAAAAAACGGagaacccgttgaaaaaacCCAACGAATGTGAAACGCCGAAAACGCGAGCCGTGATAACGAATGATCGGCGTTATCTTATAATCGCCGTGTATTCCGTAACATTTCAGGATACTCGGCGGGAAAGCACCAACAGCATTACTCTTCGCCGGCTCCGAATAACCGACGGTCTACGCCCTCCCAACAGCTTGGAACGTACTTTTTCAGGAACTGACCGTTGATCGCCCTATCGTGTTCTTCCCCATCAACATCTGCCAACAAGTAAGCACCGCCTGTTAACTTGTTGACCACGATAAAGGGACCTTCCCAGTTCGGGCTCCATTTGCCAAGCCGAGCGTCTTTGTGGCCGATAGGCAAGATTGCTTTCCATACTATATCGCCTACGGTAAAAGCTTTCCGTTTTACCCGCTTGTTGTAAGCTCTctcgacccttcttttctggGCTTCTAAGTGGTCTAACGCCGTTAAACGTTCTTCGTCAAGGTCCAGAGAATCTATTACCATCTTGTCGAAGTAATCTTCTTTGGACAATTCGCATTGGTATCTGCGGCGAGTAGACGAGACGGTTagctccattggcaacatcgcATCGTAACCATAGACCAGTCTAAAAGGCGAGGTCCCAGTAGCCGACTTCTGACTGGTTCTATTCGCCCAAACAGCTTCTGATAAAAACACATGTCATTGccttgggttttcttcaatcatcttttgaACTATGAGCTTGATGGCTTTGTTCGTGGCTTCGGCCTGTCCGTTGGCCTGGGCGTAGTACGGTGTTGAGTGTAACATCTTTATCTTCATTTGGGAGGCCCACCAACTTATATCACTTCCCgtgaacatcgtcccttgatctGTGGTTATGGACTCGGGCAAGCCGTGTCGGTGGACGATGTATTCTTTGAAGAACTTGATCACCGCTTCTTGTGTCGGCGACTTCAAAGGTTTAGCTTCGACCCACTTGGTGAAGTAGCAAGTGGCGATAATCACAAAAGCATGACCATCAGACGAGCCTGGGTATACTTTCCCTATCAGGTCGACCGCCCATCCTCTGAATGGCCAAGGCTTGATGATGGAGTGCAGGTCTTCGGCCGGGACGTGTTGTATTGGGCCGAATTTCTGACAGGCTTCGCAACCTTTGGCATATCTTATgcagtcttgttccattttcggccaataaaagccgtatttatggatGAGCCACCTCATTCTGGGACCCGCCTGGTGGGCGCCTGCTATCCCTTCGTGTACCTCGGCCATAGCAAGCATCGCCTCTTTCGGACCGATGCATCTGAAGAGCAGCCCTTCAAAGCCCTTCTTATATAGTTCGCCGGCTAAGACCACGTAATTAAGGGCTAAAGTCCTCAACCTCCTATTCGTGGCGTCTGGTTTTTCGAACCACTTCAGGAGCTCGtccctccaatcttgggtgacGTCCAGTTGGTAAACCGAGAACTGTCTTTCGTCGATCGTGATGCCCCCGGTGTGGAGATTTGGTAATTCCCTCTCTATGGCGTCGAATTCAGCGTTTACCCTGTAACCGCTTCCGTGCTGAGCTAGGTCGTTTGCAACACCGTTATCGGCCCTCTCCGTGTACTCTATTCTCGTGTCTTGGAAGCCTTCGATCAGGtgtttcgccttgttgcaataccTCACCAATAGCTCGGACTCGCATTTAAATTCTCCTGTCACTTGTTTAATGACTAGCAAAGAATCTCCTTTTACACTGATCGCCCGTGCCCCTAGCTCGGCTAAAATCTCAAAACCGAATatgagggcctcatattctgcttgattgttggtgcattcgaactggagtctgaatgatagctggtaggatgcccccaagggtgtgacgatgtgtactcccgcgcctgccccctggcttgtCCTGGATCCGTCGAACCACATCTTCCACACGGCGATGTCGAAGGACGTGATGTCTACTCGACCAGGTGTCTCTTCCTTGAGGGCAATACCAGGGTGATCGGCCAAGAAGTCTGCCAATATttgtccttttactgctctttgAGGAACGTATACCAATGTAAACTCGGACATTGCAATCGCCCATTTTCCAATCCGATTCCTCAGGTATGGCTTCGATAAGATATACTTAATGATGTCGGTCTGGGATAATACATACACTACGACCGGCAACATATAGTATCGCAGCTTGCAGCATGTGAAGTACAggcatagacacattttttctatgtcggtatagcgaatCTCTGTGTCCATCAATCCTCGGCTTAGGTAGTAGACTGCTCTCTCGACCCCatcgtcctcttgggcgagcatacatcctAGGGATTCGTGTGCAGCCGATAGGTATAGCAACAACGGCTTATTCGGCTTTGGAGGGGTCATTACCGGAGGTTTCGCCAAGTAACCTTTCAAATCGTCAAACACCCTCTGTTGCTCGTCCATCCATATCCACTCATCGGTTTCTCTTCCCCTCagcaaaacactccagctgcgaagtcggcctgctgtgtttgctatgaatcttcttaaaaaattgatttgaccgatgagcctctggagctgcttcttggttttgggtggttcagcattgataatcgccttggctttgttcttatctatttctactccccgctggtgaaccaagaaacccaagaagtttccagccgaaacgCCGAAAGCGCATTTCAGAGGATTCATTTTTAACCCATTACGTCGTATACGCTCGAAACCTTTCCGGAGATCGGCCAAATGAACTTCGCCggtgtttgatttgattacgaCGTCGTCGATGTAGACCTCAAGGCATTCAAGGCCTCTGAACATCTTGTTCAtcgccctctgatatgttgccccTGCGTTTTTCAAGCCAAAAGGCATCACGACCCATTCGTACGCTCCGATCGGCCCGGGGCATCTAAAAGCCGTTTTGGATATGTCCTCTTTGCTGATTGGAACTTGGTTGTACCCAGAGTGAGCAtcgaggaaactgagtatcgtgtgTCCAGCTGCCCTGTCAATCAGCATATCGGCCACGGGCATTGGGTATTCGTCCTTGGGCGTGGCCAGGTTTAGGTTCCGAAAATCAACGCATACTCGTAGCTTCCCGTTTTTCTTCATTACTGGTACGATGTtagagagccattcggtgtatTGGGCTTCCCGAATAAACTTGGCATCTTCCAGCCGCTTAATCTCATCTTGTATGAGAGTATCCACTTCCCTGGACATTCGCCGGGGAGGttgccgaaatggccgaaaTCCACTCTTTAATGGAAGCTTATGTTCGGCGATATCAGGATCAAGGCCCGGCATTTCCTCGTACGACCAGGCAAAACAGTCGCGGAACTCAATGAGTAGGGCGATCAGTTGCTCTCTGAATCCTTCGTCCAGTCCTGCGTTGATGTATATGGGTTTAGGCGATTCATCTGTCCCCAGATTGATTTCGAGGAGATCGTCCTGTACTTGGGCGGGATCATCTTCTAACTTCCCGGTTGCCAATCGTATGTCCCCAATCCGCAGCGATCCTGTTGGGTCTTGCTCCTGGTCCTCATAGATGCATTCGGCCGAATCAATATCATACAGCGAGGTTAACTGTCTAATTTTCTCCCTCAATTCTTTATGTCGTGCTAtcattttgaatctttgaggatggtggatcggcctttgcccccgaGGGTCACTGATACCGGCCGATCCGAGTTAACAAGCAAGCGAGGAACGCTCGTTTCTCCTTTCGAactaagggattgtatgttgcgcaCCTCTTCATCGTACAAACGTGCTTCGAGTACGTTATGGTCCTCGCCGAAGGGGTTGGGGTCACCCTGTACAACTTCGGCCTCGCCGTCATCTCGCCATATGAAGAGCATCTGATGCATAGTTGAGGGTATACACatgttggagtgtatccaatcgcGGCCGAGCAAAATGTTGTAATTGCTCCGGGCGTTGACcacgaaaaacccttcttcggtttctaCTCGCCCTACCTTAATTCTGAGGGTAATGTACCCCTCGGCAGGTGTCTCGCCCCCTGCGAAGTCAGTCATGTAAACGTCGGTCGGGTCAAGCTGATCCCGCGTTATGCCCAATTTTTTGAGCATTTTCGCCGGTAGTATGTTGACGCCAGCCCCGTTGTCGATGAGGACTCTGTTAATCGACACCCCGTTTAGATCGGCCTTGATGTATAGCGGCCGAATATGCCTGGTCATCCTTGTTGGAGGTTTACTGAGGGATACTACCGCGGTATCATCGGCGCTATCTCCTTCTGGTACGATTACATCGCCTTCCAACGTTGCCTTCTGCCCTGGTTTACTTCTGTATGAGTTGGGAAGCGTAACCACTTTCACTCCGTATTCGTCTCTTACCACCGGGACCCAGGCTTTCAACATGCCTTTCTTGTGCGAAACGACGACCCCGCGGTCTTTGGGCAATCTTGCTTTAAGCTGGCCATCGTGGTGCGATACCAGTACGTCCTTGTAGGACGATCGGCCGCTGGAATCTTCATCATCCTTGTGAACTACCGCCGCAGCAGACACATCGGCCGCTTGTTTTTCGATCTTCGGCATCCATACCTTCCTTACCTTGGCATTTCGCCTTTCAGGTGATTTGGTGTCCGCGTCGGCCTGGTTCCTTGCCCCCAGTCTCTCGGTTATTGGCCTACTTCCGTGCTGCTCTCTGGGAGCCGAATCTGCCCCGTGATTCGCCCGCGACTCTTGTCTcagcctttgcattcgcctcttctgggttttcgtcatacgaggggtctcctccgttggccgaaatatcCTCTTGAATACATTAGTGGCAGGCCTCCTTTGTGGctcatgcctctgccactgTTCTGTGGGCGATTTTggtttaaaggtcttgggatgcttcctcgtgtTATCGCTTCCCTTGACTTTAAAACACGTACTGCATGATGGGCACGTCATATCTGCAGTAGGCGAGTTATACCGCTTCCTCTTCTGTTGTTGAGGTTGCCTTTTTTCTCCTCGCCACTTAGAACCGTCGGTCTCTACTCTCGGCTTGGGTCTTCTCGGATTCCACTTGCTCCGTATCTGCCCTTGCTCTAGGTAGCTATCAAA includes:
- the LOC126662134 gene encoding uncharacterized protein LOC126662134, whose amino-acid sequence is MIARHKELREKIRQLTSLYDIDSAECIYEDQEQDPTGSLRIGDIRLATGKLEDDPAQVQDDLLEINLGTDESPKPIYINAGLDEGFREQLIALLIEFRDCFAWSYEEMPGLDPDIAEHKLPLKSGFRPFRQPPRRMSREVDTLIQDEIKRLEDAKFIREAQYTEWLSNIVPVMKKNGKLRVCVDFRNLNLATPKDEYPMPVADMLIDRAAGHTILSFLDAHSGYNQVPISKEDISKTAFRCPGPIGAYEWVVMPFGLKNAGATYQRAMNKMFRGLECLEVYIDDVVIKSNTGEVHLADLRKGFERIRRNGWSVLLRGRETDEWIWMDEQQRVFDDLKGYLAKPPVMTPPKPNKPLLLYLSAAHESLGCMLAQEDDGVERAVYYLSRGLMDTEIRYTDIEKMCLCLYFTCCKLRYYMLPVVVYVLSQTDIIKYILSKPYLRNRIGKWAIAMSEFTLVYVPQRAVKGQILADFLADHPGIALKEETPGRVDITSFDIAVWKMWFDGSRTSQGAEYEALIFGFEILAELGARAISVKGDSLLVIKQVTGEFKCESELLVRYCNKAKHLIEGFQDTRIEYTERADNGVANDLAQHGSGYRVNAEFDAIERELPNLHTGGITIDERQFSVYQLDVTQDWRDELLKWFEKPDATNRRLRTLALNYVVLAGELYKKGFEGLLFRCIGPKEAMLAMAEVHEGIAGAHQAGPRMRWLIHKYGFYWPKMEQDCIRYAKGCEACQKFGPIQHVPAEDLHSIIKPWPFRGWAVDLIGKVYPGSSDGHAFVIIATCYFTKWVEAKPLKSPTQEAVIKFFKEYIVHRHGLPESITTDQGTMFTGSDISWWASQMKIKMLHSTPYYAQANGQAEATNKAIKLIVQKMIEENPRQ
- the LOC126660898 gene encoding WRKY transcription factor 55, with the translated sequence MDDFISSLLRGIKLAKDLEPTLQNLATRPDMLSKLDEIIRVFMAAKETLNAVEPSLYNQVLLQQQEPNQIYKTMMELLLTQGTFPAGRTRSEHIVSSSGGGLAMELGGSTDVQTMAPSSLHRTRRRKDDADRRTIRVAAPRMGNTEIPPEDGYTWRKYGQKEILASKYPRGYYRCTHQKLYQCPAKKQVQRLDDDPSTFEVMYRGDHTCHMSATAPSILMPAMTQEMTQTMAAGHHSLPWLEFSLGGGASSGSGAGPSTVRYGKEAEYPVADMADVMFNSGSSSSNSMELIFTSLEEHNKWDQGDKKN